The sequence below is a genomic window from Felis catus isolate Fca126 chromosome A2, F.catus_Fca126_mat1.0, whole genome shotgun sequence.
CTCTGCTGGCTTCTCCCCTTCATCTGTGTGACGTGAGGTCACCTGCTCCGAGAACCTTtcactcacacctgtcaggatcaGGCCTCCATCCTCCATACCGTCACCAAAGGTCCCTCTCACGGCCAGCCCAAGGTCACTCCAGGTGGCACCGAACCAGACCTGGTCGCAGCAGCCTTTAGCTGCTGGCCTTCCTCCCTGTGTGCCCCTCGATTCGGCCCCTGGGACCCAGCTCTGGCACTCCTACCCCCGACTTCCCTTTCTGGCACTTTGGGCCTTGACCCCCATCTTTAACTCACAGAAAAAAGGGAGCAAGAGGATTGACAGGAACTTTACTCACAGTTACAGGACATAGGATACAGGATGTTGGAAGACACaggagctggggcgggggcggggagcccAGGGGGGAGGGTTTGGATTTGACAGTGGCTTTAGCCAAGCCTGCCTGGCCGCCCCCACCTCAGTTCTGTGGCCAAATGCCTGTACAACTGTGCTGCTTGTTTCGGAGAGCCCCGCGGGATCAGTCATCTTAAAAGCCGCCCCATAACGCCCACCGTGTCCGGTACCTTCCGCCGCGACTCATGACAACCCAGTGCCAGCCCACGCAGGACTGAGGGCCAGGGGGTTCACAGATGTCTGGTGTGTCCTCTGCCTGCCAGGCCTTCAACGTGCAGGGGTGGCTGCCTGGCCTAGAAATTCCAGGGGCACCAGGAACGGGTTCAGGGGGCAGACCCCAGCTGCTTGCCAAGCAGATCTCGGTTCACTGGGCCCAGCATTCTCTGGGGCCTGGGGCATGGCCTGGCTGGCCTCCTCCGGCCCCCTGGGGCTTGTCCCGCCATTCTCAGCTCTGGGCCCCAGGCCCTCACCAGCTGGGTCCGGCTGGGGGGCCGTCAGGCGCAGGTACGTATCCGACATATGTTTAACCAGGGCCGCGCAGGGCAGGCGGGGGAGCTCCTCCGGAAGTGCCAGCAGCAGGTCAAGGACCACAGCTGACTCTGGTAAAGgatagagaggagagaagagtgaGGTGGGGCGGGGCTTGCTACCTGGGACTCCCTCACAGCCCCTTCCCGTTATCCTCACCAGCTGCAGAAAGTTCAGGGCCCTGGCAACTGCGGGAGATGGCTGACAGATACTTGTAGATCTTCTCAAAGTCCACGGAGAGATCTCCTTCAGCCGCGGGATCAGCCAGGGATTCGGAAGGTGCCTCAGGGGCGGGGTCACTTGTCTTGGGGGCGGGGTCACTTGTcttgggggcggggccaggggtcTCCGGGGTCTCAGGGCTCGAGTCCTCCCGCCCTCCAGGGGCGCTGAGCAGCAGCTGCTTTCCACGCGCCTGTGTGGGCTTGGGGGGCTTGGAGTGCAGGAGGCTGACGGGCTCTGTGGCCGCGATGGTGAGTACCTGGCAGGAAGAGAGatcggggaggggaaggcagaagtcCTCCCATCAGCCAGCCCCCTGCCCTGCACAAGGCtgagccctccacccccacctgctcACCAAATCCCCCCTGTTAGACGTAACATGCACGAGATGCTTCGGAAGCGGGGTCACTGGGGCTCAGGGTGCTCAGTGGCTGGCTGGAGTCACAGAGCTGGCCAGGGGAAGGTTCCAAGACCCCAATCCACCGTATTTAGCCTTACACGTAACACGCCCATCCTGCCTGGGGGAGGGCCGTACCTGTGAAAAAGCCACAGTCAGGGCTTCCTCCAGCGGGCCTGTTATCTTCTCAGCCAGATCCATCCATACCTGGATGGGGAGACCAGAAAGTACACGGTCAGCCTAGGGATCAACCCTCAGGGGTTGATCcaagccctgcccctcctggggaGCCCCTGGCCAGATTATCACTCTCCAACCCCCCGCAACACCCACACCATGCCCCAGGGCCCggccgtggggggtggggggtgggtgggtctAGTCCTGCCTCACCTCGATGGGGGCCGGGGTCTGTGTTTCCCGGCGCCTTGGACCCTGCGGGCCACCTGGATGCACCCTCTGAATGGCCTCCCGGACCACGCGGCCCTTGAGCTGCCGCAGGAagtcccggatctggggaagagaggaggaggccaAATGAGCCTTCTATAcgcccagggctggggagagaagccAAAGCCGACTGCCTGCCCCAGGACCGGCACCGCTCCCTAGCCTCCCGCTAGGTGTTAGGGGTCTCTGTGACTCTGCACGGGGACGAGGGCCAAGGCCCCAGGTGTGACCGGCCACTCAATAAAGTGTTAAGACCCAGGTCAGCTCGGGCTCCTCCCCGCAGCCAGGGCCCACCCCCCGCTAAGTACCACCCCATTCACCTTCCCGCTTCACCCATTCGGCTCCGTTTCCTGACTCTCACTTCTGCCTCACTCCCGCCAGGTCCCGCTGCCCTTTCCGCCCGGTCCCCGGCCTCCGCTCCCCGCTCCGCCTTATCAGGAGTCCGACTTAACCTCTCGCACTCTCGGCCTCCACCTCGCCCCGCCCCTCATCTTCACGTACGCCCCGCCCACCCCATCCTAGCTCCCAAGTTCGTCCCGCCCCCAGCATCGCACGCGCCCCGCCCACGCCCCGCCCCTCGACCGCAAGGATGCTCCGCCCACATCctagccccgcccccaccccgcttcCTTGCCAGGATTCCTCACCTCGGCCTCGCTGCGGCCCGGCAGTTCTCGGGCCAGCTCAGTGGCGTCCGGCTCCGGCTGGCCCTGCCGCGCCTGCAGTAGTCGTAGCAGCTGCCGCTTCTCGCGGGGGCTCCAGGCCGCGGGGCCGGTCACCTCGCCCAGGTAGCGCGCCGGGGCCGCTCGCCGCCGCTGTGGAGGCTTCATGCCGGCGAGGGCGGAGTCGGCGTTCTGGGCTCGCTTTCCTGGTAGGCGGGGTTACGGAGGCCGCTGGGATCAGAAAGGGCGGCGCGGAGGCGGAAACAGATGGGGGCGTGGCTCCGCGTTTGCGGCCTGAAGCAACCATCTgggtgggagaggctggagggacCCGCCTGAGAACTGTGGCGGGGGCGAATGAGACACACCCGCCCTCCCCGCCTGCATTTTATCTCCTTCGGGAACTGGAGCCGAGACCGTAGATCTCGTGCCGTCCCTTCCATTCCTGGACTAAGTCTAGGAGCTCCTACTGTGTGCTTTGCTTCTCCAAAAGGGGTGGACCCTGGCCGGAAGGCAGCTTGTCCAGTGGTAGCCAAGAACCTGGGCTGTGGGGTCGGCCAGCCCTGGTGACCTAGAGCAAGTGATTTGGCCGAGCCGAACCTCAGTTtacccatttgtaaaatgaggtagTATCCCgctcaagggaagggaagaactgGGACAGGAGACGTTTATTTAAGAGCTCTAGAgtagggggagaggaggggtgcctgggtggctcagtcggttaagcggtcggatttcggctcaggtcatgatctcacgattagtgagttcaagcctcgccttgggctctgtgctgacagctcacagcctggagcctgctgaggattctgtgtgcctctctctcccttcccctcccccgcccacgctctgtctcaaaataaacataaaaaaatttttttttaaagagctctgGACTAGGCGGAGAGTAGCCTGGAGCAGAGGCCAGAGGTCGACGCCCTGGCGAGAACAGGGTCCaagtggtgggggtggagagcgGAGACGGCCTGGCTTTGGGAAGATCGCACGAGGCAGGTGGGCAGGCGCAGGGGTTGAGGAAGGAGGCGGGGCTTACTTAAAACTTAAGCAGGTGGGGTTGGGTATCCCTTTCTGTTTAGGACAACACTTGAATCTCCCCTGGCACACGTACATAAGGGTATCAGCCTGGACCTCTTTCAGCCCAGACCCCCCTAAGTCCTGGTCCCGAGgcctctgcttcctgccccctACACCTGCGCCAAGCGCACACGCAGACTTCAAACTCAGCAGGTCAGACCAGATGTTTATTTTGAGCCCAGGTGGGAGGGTGTGCGGAGCAGCGGGTCGGAGGCGGGAGGGTGCAGGACGCTGGGATGGCGGTCCCATCGGGTCAGAGGTCGACCTCGGCCGATCCAGTCCTGGCGGACCTGGTTCGAGGCGTGGCTGGTGTGTCTCAGGACCCCGCTGGGGGTGTGCCAGCCCTGGGGAGAGGCTACCCAGGCCGAACGAAGTAGAGGACACCCCCTTCCCAGCTGATCATCGGCCTCCTCCATCGATCTGTGTGCCGGAGTGAGGGCGGGTGTTGGGTCTGTCCGAGGTTTGAGGACCCCTTTTGTGACACAGGGCCCGAAGTTGGCCGTGGGTGACCCagtgcctgagtttgaatccagCTCCACCCAATTTTGTGACCTTCGACAACTTCAGAGAGTGTCTCATGTTTCTCATTTCTAATATGGGGTTTATGATAGGAGCTACCTGGAAGTTGTTGCCAGGATGAATGAAGTTAATAGGCGTGAAGCCTTCAGAACACTCCCTGGCACAAGGGAAAGCCTATGAAGAGTCATTCTCAGCACCCCCCTCTTCCAGCTGGCCCCACGTTACAGCCTCCCCCTACCCCCGTCGCCAAATTTACCTACCTCACTGGGGCCTCCTGGGCTGGGGGCCGCCGGCCGAGTCTCTCGGGAGGGcgccgggggctgggggtgctggaaaggagaggcaggctccagagcGGTAGGGGTTGCCGCTCATTGGGTCGGGCCAAGAGCGCCCCCTGGGGGCTGCTGCGGGCGTAGCGGAGGCGGGTCTAGGGCTGGTCCGGCCCCACCCGCTGGGTCGCGGAGCCCCGGGGTCCCGACTCGCTGGAATAGGCTGCGGGCCCCGGCGGAGGATGCTACCTGAACGCGCACAGACGAGGCCGAGGCCGGCAGCCAGCGCGGCGCCCAGCACGAAGGCCGCCACCACCAGCGCCACCACCGGCGCGGGCTCCAGGGCCGCCGGGGCCGGCGCAGGCGGCTCGGGGCGCACGGCTCGGCCGGGGACGCCCTTGGACGGCCCTGTGGGGAACACAACACGGAGACTGGGCTCGGGCCCCAGctgtccttcccacccccctcccccgaccccaaGGACCCGTGCGGAGGAGAACTGCGCGCTCACTGGGGGGTGGCCGCGGCACCGTGACCACGATGGGCTGCGTCAGCGTGTGCAGGTGGGGGCTGTCGGCACCCGGGCTCtcgccgctgccgctgccggaGCCCGCGCACGCCTCATCCCGAGGCAGACACTGTGGGCAGGAGGAGGCAAGGGATGGGGATGTCAGGCCCCAGGGTTCAGGGGCCTGtccccagggcccccagggcCCCCAAGAGATCTAAGTGTCCAGCTCTCTGTTGCAACCGGGAGGCGCACCAATAAGCCCCTGGAAACCCGACCCCCTGAGAGGTCCCCGAGCCCAGCGCCCAAGATGTACAAGCAGCCAGCCACCCGGCCTGAGGACTCCAAATTTCAGCCCCTCAAAGTCACACGACCCGATTCTCTGAGAACATTGGATAACCAGAAATTTGGCCCCTTAGCCGCCTTCTGCATACAgccacccagcccctcccagaGCAAGCCCAGTGCTCCTCCCGCGCCCGCTGAGGAACCCTTGTGCAGAGACCCACAGGCCCCCCTCTCGGTCCTTGTGCCCAGCCACCAGACTGAGAGACCCAGTGACTATCCCCAGCCCCGAGGGGCCCTTGTCTCCAGGCTCCATAGCGTCGGCCCCCTAGATCCACAAACTCCGAGGGGCTCCTCCTTTAGAGGCCAGAGGGTCCATGCCCAACCCTCGACTGGCCCAGGCGCCCAGATTCCCGACCGGGTGCCCGCGCACCAGCGAGGGCGGGGGCAGCGTCAGAGGCGCGGGCGTCCGGCGGGCTCCCTGGAGGCGGCGGCAGCGACTCAGCTGGCAGTGCAGGAACTGCACCGAGGCGTTGAAGACCGGGCGCAGGCGGAAGCTGAAGCTGAAGCGCGCGGGACGGGCAGCACccgggagcggcggcggcggcggcggcggcgggaagACGACCGAGGAGTCGGCGGGGCAGCCCCCGCGCAGCAGCGCCAGGGCGGGCCCCGGGGCCGGCCGGGAGGACGGTGTCACTGAGCAGCGGTGCAGGACGAGGTCCCAGCGCGGAGAGGGACGGGCCAGGGCTGCCTAGGAGGCGGGGTCGCCATCAGCACCCGCCGCCCCGCATcaggcccgcccccccccctccccggcgcGCCCCGCGTCCACACCTGCACGAACACGCGGCTGTCGGCCGGGATCTCGAGCGGCCCCGCGCGGCGCGGGAAGGCGTCCTCCGCGTCGGACAGCTCCAGGCTGAAAAGGGGTCGGCGCAGCCAGGGCCCGGGCGCCGCCGGGAATGGGGGCGCTGGCGGGGAGAAAGGGCAGCCCGAAGGACGAGGCCGCGCTCTCCCTTAGACCCTCCAGGCGAGTGACCCAACCTCCCCGCCTCTGCCGCCTCGTTGGGAAAACGGGTGCTGTTTCCGTGAGGGGTGCACCCACGCCCCGCTCCTGGCTCACTGCTGGCAGAGTCGCTGTGTGTCCCCTGAAGACCCAGGGGCTGTCCACAGTCCAGCAACCAAGGCTGGGCGCAAAGCCACTCGCCTCTGCAGGAGACCCCCTTCCCAGGCCTCGATTTCTCCACCCAGAGCGGGCCAGGGAATCCCTGGCTGGgaagttgaggggtgcctgatgggggggggggcggtcaacAACCCCAGGGGCCCAGGCTGCTCTGTGGGGGCAGCAGCTTTCAGGGAGGGTGCTGGCCCCACCCCTTCCTTTCCAAGGGTACTGTGACCAGTAGGGAGGGTGCTGTCCCCTTGCCCTTTGGCACAGCTGAAGCTCAGCCAGGCTGCGGGGGTCTCTGGCTTCTCCATTCGTCCAGGTTCCTCACCGAGAGCAGCAGTAGCAAAGGGTGGGGACACACAGACACGCGCGCCCTCTGCCTTGGGGAGGCACTCGGCCGGCATCCTTGTCAAGTGTTCTCATtcaggacaccccccccccacccccgtttccTAAACGCATTTGAACGCTCCTCCCCTACAGCCATCGGCCTTAGCCTAACTGCCAGGGACTCTGAAGAAGTCGGGGGTCCAGGAGCATCTGGACACAGAGGCAGACCCCACCCGCTCCCCCAGGCAGGGATGAGAAAGGGCAGCACAGGGATGGCAGCGCGACAGGCCCCGTCCCCAGCCTCTACGTACCAGGTGGCCCCCTGGGTAAGGTGGAGACCCCCGAGAGCAGGGCCAGGAGCAGGAGTGCGGCACCTGGCATGCTGGACTGGCAGTCAGGTGTGCCCCAGCAGCCGAGGCGCCGGCGGGCGGCACCCAGGCCTGGCAGGTAGGCAGGCAGCCCTGTCCTTGGCTGAGCGGCCACCCCAGGAGGCAGGGCGCGGGGGCGGTGGACTGAAGGGTGTACATCAGAGCCAGCACCCAAGGCCTGCCGGGGATTAAGGGCTCCTCTCTGGCCAACCTGTGGCcatcggggttgggggggggggggaggtccctCACCCCGGTCGCTCGGCATCGGGCAGCTCACTACAAACACCGCCCTACCAGGCCCTGGCCCGGCTCCAGTCTCCCCTCCACGCAGAGGAAGGCACTACGCCCGCGGCCCCCCAGCTCAGGGCTCACAGCCCCCTCCCGCCCGGCCCTGCCGAGCTCTAGACACACAGAGACACgatggaagaaaagggaggggttTTATTCTCAAGCGTCTAAGGATTTACAAACGAgggcatttcattttaaaaagggacaGGGGAATACTGGCGACCAGAGAAGGGGGCTGTGGGccaccccaggcccctgcccGCCCGCTCCACCCTCTGCCTGGTCAAGAGGGAGGGCTGGTGACCGGTGACGGAGGGCAGgccaggaaagaggcagaggggaagaggtTCCCCCAGAACTCCCACTTAACACTgaaggagggcaggggtgggcagacacactcacaaaacagaaaatagttaaataaaagtaaatccaGGTGGCCGGCCTAGGGCCTGCGCTGGCCCTGGGACCAGCCATGGAACCTTCCGGCTACCCACAAAGGCCCCCCTGGCCGGGCCAGGCGAGGGAGCATGGGGGACCAGGCCTGTTGGCCCCCCACCCTGCGCCCATCCCCTCACAAAGGAGACCGGGGCGGGAGAAGGTGGCCGTTCCcctcccggggagggggggcaaagAGCAGAGAACTTGCGTACTTTTAAACATGCGGCATTTCGTGAGTATGGACAGGAACAAGAGAATACAGGGATGCCTAGGTCTAGACTGCTTCAGCTACATCCGGCCAAGTTCCTCACCTTTGGtgttggtgggttttttgttttttttcattttgttttgttttgtttcgtcgTCCACTTGGTTTGCATGCATCACcaacaaaaaggaaacacacCCCCTCCCATTCCGGCTGCTGCACAGGGCTCGGGCGGACTGGCCAGCTCTGGGGGGGTCGAGGGGCGCTCAGGGGCACTACGAGGGCGTGACTGCCTGCACACGCCCAGCCCTCAGCCAGCCCCACCTCTGTCCCGTCACACGTCCTCGAACCCCCACGCTCACCACTTGCACCCTCAATCCCTGCCTCCCCGGGGCTCCACGGCCCCGCTTCTGCCACCGACTCCTTCCACCACCTCCCTGCCGCGGCAGCGCCTGCTGCCCTCGGCGTGCCCTGTGCCCGCCTTCCCTGAAGGCCACCCTGTGTGGCCGCGGCCCCTTGGGCTCCCTCCATGCCCCCTGAGGTCCTCAACTCACCCCCCAAGCTGTGGCCAGTCTCCAGCCCCGAGGGCTGGCCCCGAGGGAGGAGGAACGCCCCCAGAGCCCACCTTTGGGGCTTGGCCCCCAGCCCCAGACGCCCGTGCCCACAGGCGGTCAGGGGCTCCACCGCAAGCAGCTAAACATGACTTTGGTAAAAGTTTCTGAAGGTACCGACAAACCCCGTGAGAACAagctcttctccccccaccccccaaacaccCCACCaagtacaataaaatacaataaactcCAAAAAGGACCCCCTGAGatcaaagagagacagagaaagacagagagagagagaaagagagagagagagagagagagagaaagaccagcCCAGGTCCAGCTGTAGTCATAACGCCCAGCCCGCCTTCCTGGGGCGAAGACACCAGCCGACCGACTC
It includes:
- the SNAPC2 gene encoding snRNA-activating protein complex subunit 2 isoform X1, producing the protein MKPPQRRRAAPARYLGEVTGPAAWSPREKRQLLRLLQARQGQPEPDATELARELPGRSEAEIRDFLRQLKGRVVREAIQRVHPGGPQGPRRRETQTPAPIEVWMDLAEKITGPLEEALTVAFSQVLTIAATEPVSLLHSKPPKPTQARGKQLLLSAPGGREDSSPETPETPGPAPKTSDPAPKTSDPAPEAPSESLADPAAEGDLSVDFEKIYKYLSAISRSCQGPELSAAESAVVLDLLLALPEELPRLPCAALVKHMSDTYLRLTAPQPDPAGEGLGPRAENGGTSPRGPEEASQAMPQAPENAGPSEPRSAWQAAGVCPLNPFLVPLEFLGQAATPAR
- the SNAPC2 gene encoding snRNA-activating protein complex subunit 2 isoform X2, whose protein sequence is MKPPQRRRAAPARYLGEVTGPAAWSPREKRQLLRLLQARQGQPEPDATELARELPGRSEAEVWMDLAEKITGPLEEALTVAFSQVLTIAATEPVSLLHSKPPKPTQARGKQLLLSAPGGREDSSPETPETPGPAPKTSDPAPKTSDPAPEAPSESLADPAAEGDLSVDFEKIYKYLSAISRSCQGPELSAAESAVVLDLLLALPEELPRLPCAALVKHMSDTYLRLTAPQPDPAGEGLGPRAENGGTSPRGPEEASQAMPQAPENAGPSEPRSAWQAAGVCPLNPFLVPLEFLGQAATPAR
- the TGFBR3L gene encoding LOW QUALITY PROTEIN: transforming growth factor-beta receptor type 3-like protein (The sequence of the model RefSeq protein was modified relative to this genomic sequence to represent the inferred CDS: inserted 2 bases in 1 codon) — translated: MPSDRVHRPRALPPGVAAQPRTGLPAYLPGLGAARRRLGCWGTPDCQSSMPGAALLLLALLSGVSTLPRGPPGTWTNGEARDPRSLAELQLCQRARGQHPPYWSQYPWKGRGGASTLPESCCPHRAAWAPGVVDRPPPHQAPLNFPARDSLARSGWRNRGLGRGSPAEASGFAPSLGCWTVDSPWVFRGHTATLPAVSQERGVGAPLTETAPVFPTRRQRRGGWVTRLEGLRESAASSFGLPFXSPPAPPFPAAPGPWLRRPLFSLELSDAEDAFPRRAGPLEIPADSRVFVQAALARPSPRWDLVLHRCSVTPSSRPAPGPALALLRGGCPADSSVVFPPPPPPPPLPGAARPARFSFSFRLRPVFNASVQFLHCQLSRCRRLQGARRTPAPLTLPPPSLCLPRDEACAGSGSGSGESPGADSPHLHTLTQPIVVTVPRPPPRPSKGVPGRAVRPEPPAPAPAALEPAPVVALVVAAFVLGAALAAGLGLVCARSAAPRGRSWPDPMSGNPYRSGACLSFPAPPAPGALPRDSAGGPQPRRPQECSEGFTPINFIHPGNNFQGWHTPSGVLRHTSHASNQVRQDWIGRGRPLTRWDRHPSVLHPPASDPLLRTPSHLGSK